Proteins encoded by one window of Halorubrum ruber:
- a CDS encoding metal-dependent transcriptional regulator, with the protein MNTADQYLKTIYVVQDSEDGPASTGSIADSLGVSPASANEMIGKLEERGLAEHEKYKGVTLTDDGIVRARDALQTYCIIERFLANVLAVEDFQAEARELEAVIDDTVAERLDTIIDRQPECPDCFDPESDACACLEVAATPVEPEQQ; encoded by the coding sequence GTGAACACCGCAGATCAGTACCTCAAGACGATATACGTCGTACAGGACAGCGAAGACGGCCCCGCCTCGACCGGGTCGATCGCCGACTCGCTCGGCGTCAGCCCGGCCAGCGCCAACGAGATGATCGGCAAGCTCGAGGAGCGCGGACTGGCGGAACACGAGAAGTACAAGGGCGTCACGTTGACCGACGACGGCATCGTCCGCGCGCGGGACGCCCTCCAGACCTACTGTATCATCGAGCGCTTCCTCGCGAACGTCCTCGCGGTCGAGGACTTCCAGGCGGAGGCCCGCGAGCTGGAGGCGGTCATCGACGACACGGTCGCCGAGCGGCTCGACACGATCATCGACCGCCAGCCGGAGTGCCCGGACTGCTTCGACCCCGAGTCCGACGCCTGCGCGTGTCTGGAGGTCGCGGCGACGCCAGTCGAGCCGGAACAACAGTAA
- a CDS encoding DUF7322 domain-containing protein — protein MFSLDEDDEGEISVGESSDAEREMTPDIPKAPSVKSFDDGGDFEGASDVDQGTLRAFVVAVIYANAAVLLVALGPMVWFFEGWSRVGPALFVGGLFAGVRTYQTYRSWKRSRDEQRDPDPESDATPEDDTPPERDADPDAAPEAAPPER, from the coding sequence GTGTTCAGCCTCGACGAGGACGACGAGGGCGAGATCTCCGTCGGCGAGAGCTCCGACGCCGAGCGGGAGATGACGCCCGACATCCCGAAGGCGCCCTCGGTGAAGTCGTTCGACGACGGGGGCGACTTCGAGGGCGCGAGCGACGTGGACCAGGGGACCCTCCGCGCGTTCGTCGTCGCCGTCATCTACGCCAACGCCGCCGTCCTCCTCGTCGCGCTCGGCCCGATGGTGTGGTTCTTCGAGGGCTGGTCGCGGGTCGGGCCGGCCCTGTTCGTCGGCGGCCTGTTCGCCGGCGTCCGGACCTACCAGACGTACCGGTCTTGGAAGCGGTCGCGGGACGAGCAGCGCGACCCGGACCCGGAAAGCGACGCGACTCCCGAGGACGACACGCCTCCGGAGCGCGACGCGGATCCGGACGCCGCCCCCGAGGCGGCGCCCCCGGAAAGGTAA
- the sufD gene encoding Fe-S cluster assembly protein SufD, whose protein sequence is MSTQAIESLSEDTVRRIADERDEPEWLLETRLNALSALETAELPDVIQTPGRRWTDLEALDFEALVDPLNQADETERTAGDDEVVVLPFTEALDEYGDVIEANFGSVLDPEHNYLTALSVALFTTGTFVYVPEGVDVEDVTVRAEMNSRSLFSQTLVVAEESSSVTILESIETGDAEVADDRYFSNLVEVVAGENANVQFGSLQNLDDDAYTYSLKRGVTDTYATVDWIESNFGSKLTRSDIETELNGDGSESQIVGTFFGTDDQHFDINARVWHQAEQTTADLVTRGVLDDVARSVYEGVQDVGEDAWNTSSYQRENTLMLSDDAEADASPKLIIHNHDTEASHSATVGQVDAEDLFYLESRSIDSRTARNMLVEGFFVPVLEEIAVDEFRDDVEELVLERLQ, encoded by the coding sequence ATGAGCACGCAAGCAATCGAGAGCCTCTCGGAGGACACGGTACGACGCATCGCCGACGAACGCGACGAGCCCGAGTGGCTCTTGGAGACCCGGCTGAACGCGCTGTCCGCGCTGGAGACGGCAGAGCTGCCTGACGTCATCCAGACGCCGGGCCGCCGCTGGACCGACCTGGAGGCGCTGGACTTCGAGGCGCTCGTCGACCCGCTGAACCAAGCCGACGAGACGGAGCGGACCGCGGGCGACGACGAGGTCGTCGTCCTCCCGTTCACCGAGGCGCTCGACGAGTACGGCGACGTCATCGAGGCGAACTTCGGCTCCGTCCTCGACCCCGAGCACAACTACCTCACGGCGCTTTCCGTCGCGCTGTTCACGACCGGCACGTTCGTCTACGTCCCCGAGGGCGTCGACGTCGAGGACGTGACGGTGCGCGCGGAGATGAACTCCCGCTCGCTGTTCAGCCAGACGCTCGTCGTGGCCGAGGAGTCGTCGTCGGTGACGATCCTCGAATCGATCGAGACGGGTGACGCCGAGGTCGCCGACGACCGGTACTTCTCGAACCTCGTCGAGGTCGTCGCGGGCGAGAACGCGAACGTCCAGTTCGGCTCGCTCCAGAACCTGGACGACGACGCGTACACCTACTCGCTGAAGCGCGGCGTGACGGACACGTACGCGACGGTCGACTGGATCGAGAGCAACTTCGGCTCGAAGCTCACCCGCTCGGACATCGAGACCGAGCTCAACGGCGACGGCTCCGAGAGCCAGATCGTCGGGACGTTCTTCGGCACGGACGACCAGCACTTCGACATCAACGCCCGCGTGTGGCACCAGGCCGAGCAGACGACCGCCGACCTGGTCACCCGCGGCGTGCTCGACGACGTCGCCCGCTCCGTCTACGAGGGTGTTCAGGACGTCGGCGAGGACGCGTGGAACACCTCCAGCTACCAACGCGAGAACACGCTGATGCTGTCGGACGACGCCGAGGCCGACGCGTCGCCGAAGCTGATCATCCACAACCACGACACCGAGGCCTCCCACTCCGCGACGGTCGGGCAGGTCGACGCCGAGGACCTGTTCTACCTCGAGAGCCGCTCGATCGACTCGCGGACGGCCCGGAACATGCTCGTCGAGGGCTTCTTCGTGCCCGTCCTCGAAGAGATCGCGGTCGACGAGTTCCGCGACGACGTCGAGGAACTCGTCTTGGAACGGCTTCAGTAG
- a CDS encoding DUF7331 family protein: MSSDPRSEPQAARPADSDAVDAEVEAYEDDGNVVLFDATNPLAWVEASRTVRLADAV, encoded by the coding sequence ATGTCTTCGGACCCACGTTCCGAACCCCAGGCGGCTCGTCCGGCCGATTCCGACGCGGTCGACGCCGAGGTGGAGGCGTACGAAGACGACGGGAACGTGGTACTCTTCGACGCCACGAACCCCCTCGCGTGGGTCGAAGCGAGCCGAACCGTGCGGCTCGCCGACGCGGTCTGA
- a CDS encoding DNA polymerase domain-containing protein yields MTQSGLSDFSSTGDAGDGADGDTDTEREELAAQEAAVVAGGGRGHVNDVVDVDEAKFPESTGTVELMITQIDYAVEGYGSDEYPVVHVFGRRPAEHVEDADHDVVEHLRVLGVEPYFYVPTADLDRDPVEEYDVVIGTREENPDGEPYESIRGEPLTRIVTRTPRDVGNIRDDFETSFEADILFPNRFLIDNGLNGGIRVEERRLDDGEGTIQVHEGHLEPADVDAEMRVNTFDIEVDDRRGFPEDGEEPIICLTSHDSYDDEYVVWLYDAPEAEIPPPEDLPDYEGIVGDGEELDFRVRTFEEEAAMLDAFVEYIDETDPDLLTGWNFEDFDAPYVLDRLEVLDDGSQYDLDVDRLSRIGEVWRSGWGGPDVKGRVVFDLLYAYKRTMFTELESYRLDAVGERELGVGKERYTGDIGDLWEQDPERLLEYSIRDVELCVEIDRKQDVIAFWDEVRTFVGCKIEDAPTPGDTVDMYVLHKAFGKFALPTKGQQESEDFEGGAVFDPITGVKEMVTVQDLKSLYPMCMVTINAGPETKVDPDEYDGETYVAPNGTHFRKEPDGIMREMVDELLTEREEKKSLRNDHDPGTEPYEQYDRQQASVKVIMNCFTPDTEVVTPDGVRSITDLEVGDAVYSLDPDTEEMELKTVEETHAYPDYRDELVDIETSKIDFRVTPNHRMLVRKNDKNGITEDGYKFVEAGELHEYCNYELPHDWTYEVDSYPEEYTISKLIQEYTEIATTVSDGGTQIAAKYGQPSAENCIQADDLLDFLAWYITEGSLYEAKTKNYRIKIAQELGKEHDEIAALIDKISSYSYTTDRAISFSSRVWYELLWSLCGKGSENKKIPELVFEQSTERRRQFLETLIAGDGRWETENESFTYTTKSEQLRDDVLRLCLTLGLTAHYTRDSGVWRIHASRNTKNTLRMYRSGERSRAEEGVYCVTVEDNNTLVAGRNGKFQNVGNSLYGVTGWDRFRLYDKEGAAAVTATGREVIDFTEEAAEELGHDVAYGDSVTGDRPVVVRDPEGFVRILPIADLFELSDATASEDLIVTADGGPVASVSVEKERGRVDGWKALSVTEDGEPEWQPIEQVIRHETDKPVVNLQHKFGESTTTRDHSYVVEEDGSLVETKPEDVEEPLRVPGFPDVETVETIDVYDVLEGYTREYEDGRSVGSENAATKVKRIHANDDWVWFGHRHHDAIEKSIKVQRYVDLDSEDGRALVRLLAAYVTEGSASTIETAESKFGASIAESRTEWLKGLQEDYLRLFDGATASVISSNTSGERTVEYETDDGDQSVTYDDGTHKLQMMNELSAVFFREFAGQTSRGKRIPGFVFNLPEDLQQLFVDVLVEGDGSREFPRYSAEYCERNFDFETTSRELGAGLSTLLTQRGEKHSLKYRESKESYTIRTCDYYRGGRDPVVKEVDHDGYVYDLSVAENENFVDGVGGIVLHNTDSVMLSLGQEVDKEEAIETSFEIEDHINERYDDFARDELNAEFHRFEIEFEKLYRRFFQAGKKKRYAGHIVWKEGKDVDDIDITGFEYKRSDIAGITKEVQQNVIETIVTGDDIDEDLEEVKAYLVDVIARVLDGDMDLDEIGIPGGIGKKLDAYDTPTAQVRGAKYANLMLGTNFGSGSKPKRLYIEKVHPDFWARMEDEEGLDPQRDHLYGEFKRDPDVICFEYADQVPDEFEVDWEKMLDKTLKGPIERVIEALGMSWEEVKTGQEQTGLGSFM; encoded by the coding sequence ATGACTCAGTCGGGGCTGTCGGACTTCTCGTCGACCGGGGACGCGGGCGACGGGGCCGACGGCGACACGGACACCGAACGGGAGGAGCTGGCCGCTCAGGAGGCGGCCGTCGTCGCTGGCGGCGGACGTGGCCACGTCAACGACGTCGTCGACGTCGACGAGGCGAAGTTCCCGGAGTCGACCGGGACCGTCGAGCTGATGATCACCCAGATCGACTACGCCGTCGAGGGGTACGGCAGCGACGAGTACCCGGTCGTCCACGTGTTCGGCCGGCGGCCCGCGGAGCACGTCGAGGACGCCGACCACGACGTCGTCGAACACCTCCGGGTGCTGGGCGTCGAGCCCTACTTCTACGTCCCCACGGCCGACCTCGACCGCGACCCCGTCGAGGAGTACGACGTGGTGATCGGGACCCGCGAGGAGAATCCCGACGGCGAGCCGTACGAGAGCATCCGCGGCGAGCCGCTCACCCGGATCGTCACGCGCACGCCTCGCGACGTGGGGAACATCCGCGATGACTTCGAGACCAGCTTCGAGGCGGACATCCTCTTCCCGAACCGCTTTCTGATCGACAACGGCCTCAACGGCGGGATCCGCGTCGAGGAGCGGCGCCTCGACGACGGCGAGGGGACGATCCAGGTCCACGAGGGGCACCTCGAACCGGCCGACGTCGACGCCGAGATGCGCGTGAACACCTTCGACATCGAGGTGGACGACCGGCGCGGCTTCCCCGAGGACGGCGAGGAGCCGATCATCTGTCTCACCAGCCACGACTCCTACGACGACGAGTACGTCGTCTGGCTGTACGACGCGCCCGAGGCCGAGATCCCGCCGCCCGAGGACCTCCCCGACTACGAGGGGATCGTGGGCGACGGCGAGGAGCTCGACTTCCGGGTCCGCACCTTCGAGGAGGAGGCCGCGATGCTCGACGCGTTCGTCGAGTACATCGACGAGACCGACCCGGACCTGCTCACCGGGTGGAACTTCGAGGACTTCGACGCGCCGTACGTGCTCGACCGGCTGGAGGTGCTCGACGACGGGAGCCAGTACGACCTCGACGTCGACCGCCTCTCCCGGATCGGCGAGGTGTGGCGCTCGGGCTGGGGCGGCCCGGACGTGAAGGGCCGGGTCGTCTTCGACCTGCTGTACGCCTATAAACGCACGATGTTCACGGAGCTGGAGTCGTACCGCCTCGACGCGGTCGGCGAGCGCGAGCTCGGCGTCGGCAAGGAGCGCTACACGGGCGACATCGGCGACCTCTGGGAGCAGGACCCGGAGCGCCTCCTGGAGTACAGCATCCGCGACGTGGAGCTGTGCGTCGAAATCGACCGGAAGCAGGACGTGATCGCCTTCTGGGACGAGGTGCGCACCTTCGTCGGCTGCAAGATCGAGGACGCGCCGACCCCGGGCGACACCGTCGACATGTACGTCCTCCACAAGGCGTTCGGGAAGTTCGCGCTGCCGACGAAGGGCCAACAGGAGTCCGAGGATTTCGAGGGCGGCGCCGTCTTCGACCCGATCACCGGCGTCAAGGAGATGGTGACGGTCCAAGACCTGAAGAGCCTCTACCCGATGTGTATGGTGACGATCAACGCCGGCCCGGAGACGAAGGTCGACCCCGACGAGTACGACGGCGAGACGTACGTCGCGCCCAACGGGACCCACTTCCGGAAGGAGCCGGACGGCATCATGCGCGAGATGGTCGACGAGCTCCTCACCGAGCGCGAGGAGAAGAAGTCGCTCCGGAACGACCACGACCCCGGCACCGAGCCGTACGAGCAGTACGACCGACAGCAGGCGTCTGTCAAGGTTATTATGAACTGTTTCACGCCGGACACCGAGGTCGTGACCCCGGACGGCGTTCGGTCGATTACGGACTTGGAGGTCGGCGACGCCGTGTACTCGCTCGATCCCGATACGGAAGAGATGGAACTGAAGACCGTCGAAGAGACCCACGCGTACCCGGACTACCGAGACGAACTCGTCGACATCGAAACGTCGAAGATCGACTTCCGGGTGACGCCGAACCACCGGATGCTCGTCCGGAAAAATGACAAAAATGGAATCACCGAGGACGGTTACAAATTTGTTGAAGCTGGTGAGCTACACGAGTATTGTAATTATGAACTCCCACATGATTGGACGTATGAAGTGGATTCGTATCCTGAAGAATATACTATTTCAAAATTAATACAAGAATACACAGAGATCGCGACTACAGTATCAGATGGAGGCACACAGATTGCTGCGAAATACGGACAACCATCCGCTGAGAACTGTATTCAAGCGGATGATCTACTAGACTTCCTAGCGTGGTACATAACTGAAGGGAGTCTGTACGAGGCAAAAACCAAGAATTATCGGATTAAAATCGCACAAGAGCTTGGGAAAGAACATGACGAGATAGCAGCATTAATCGACAAAATATCTAGCTACAGTTACACGACGGATCGAGCAATTTCATTCTCAAGTCGCGTCTGGTACGAGTTGTTGTGGAGTCTCTGCGGGAAAGGAAGTGAGAATAAAAAGATTCCCGAGTTAGTGTTTGAACAGTCTACGGAACGTCGACGCCAGTTCCTTGAGACGCTCATTGCGGGTGATGGTCGGTGGGAAACCGAGAACGAATCCTTCACCTACACCACAAAAAGCGAGCAACTCCGTGATGATGTCCTTCGACTCTGTTTAACGCTCGGATTGACAGCACATTACACCCGCGACAGCGGCGTTTGGCGAATACATGCGAGCCGTAACACTAAGAACACTCTTCGCATGTACAGGAGTGGCGAGCGAAGTCGCGCAGAAGAGGGGGTATATTGCGTAACTGTCGAAGATAATAATACACTTGTTGCCGGTCGAAACGGAAAGTTTCAGAATGTTGGGAATTCATTGTACGGCGTTACGGGGTGGGATCGGTTCCGTCTCTACGACAAGGAGGGTGCCGCGGCCGTCACGGCGACCGGTCGCGAGGTGATCGACTTCACCGAGGAGGCCGCGGAGGAGCTCGGCCACGACGTTGCGTACGGGGACAGCGTCACGGGCGACAGACCCGTCGTCGTGCGCGATCCCGAGGGCTTCGTTCGAATCTTGCCGATTGCCGATCTCTTCGAGCTGTCGGACGCGACTGCGAGCGAGGATCTGATCGTTACCGCCGACGGCGGGCCTGTCGCTTCGGTGTCGGTCGAGAAGGAACGGGGTCGCGTGGACGGGTGGAAGGCGCTTTCGGTCACCGAGGACGGTGAACCGGAGTGGCAACCGATCGAGCAGGTGATTCGGCACGAGACCGACAAGCCGGTCGTCAACCTCCAGCACAAGTTCGGCGAGTCGACAACGACCAGAGACCACTCGTACGTCGTCGAAGAGGACGGCAGCCTCGTCGAAACGAAGCCAGAAGACGTCGAAGAGCCGCTTCGGGTGCCCGGTTTCCCCGACGTCGAGACGGTGGAAACAATCGACGTGTACGACGTGTTGGAAGGATACACGCGCGAGTACGAGGACGGCCGAAGCGTCGGCAGTGAGAACGCGGCGACGAAGGTCAAGCGAATCCACGCGAACGACGACTGGGTCTGGTTCGGCCACAGGCATCACGATGCGATAGAGAAGAGCATCAAGGTACAGCGATACGTCGATTTGGACTCCGAAGACGGACGGGCGCTCGTGCGGTTGCTCGCCGCGTACGTCACCGAGGGGAGTGCCTCGACGATCGAAACGGCCGAATCCAAGTTCGGCGCGAGCATCGCGGAATCCAGAACGGAATGGCTGAAAGGCCTCCAAGAGGATTATTTACGTCTGTTCGACGGAGCGACAGCGAGTGTCATTTCGTCGAACACGTCCGGCGAACGAACCGTCGAGTACGAAACCGACGACGGGGACCAGTCGGTAACGTACGACGACGGCACCCACAAGCTCCAGATGATGAACGAACTCTCGGCGGTGTTCTTCCGTGAGTTCGCCGGGCAAACGTCGCGTGGGAAGCGTATCCCGGGGTTCGTGTTCAATCTCCCCGAAGATCTCCAACAGCTCTTCGTCGACGTACTCGTAGAGGGCGACGGCTCACGCGAATTCCCACGGTACTCGGCCGAGTACTGCGAGCGAAACTTCGACTTCGAGACGACGAGCCGAGAACTCGGGGCGGGCCTCTCGACACTTCTCACCCAGCGCGGGGAGAAACACTCGCTGAAATACAGGGAGAGCAAAGAGAGCTACACGATTCGAACGTGCGATTACTACCGGGGTGGACGGGATCCAGTGGTTAAAGAAGTGGATCACGACGGGTACGTGTACGATCTCAGCGTCGCCGAGAACGAGAACTTCGTCGACGGTGTCGGCGGTATTGTGCTCCACAACACGGATTCGGTCATGTTGTCCCTCGGCCAAGAGGTTGACAAAGAGGAGGCGATCGAGACCTCCTTCGAGATCGAGGACCACATCAACGAGCGCTACGACGACTTCGCTCGCGACGAATTAAACGCCGAGTTCCACCGCTTCGAGATCGAGTTCGAGAAGCTCTACCGGCGGTTCTTCCAGGCGGGCAAGAAGAAGCGGTACGCGGGCCACATCGTCTGGAAGGAGGGGAAAGACGTCGACGACATCGACATCACCGGCTTCGAGTACAAGCGCTCCGACATCGCCGGCATCACGAAGGAGGTCCAACAGAACGTCATCGAGACGATCGTGACGGGTGACGACATCGACGAGGACTTAGAGGAGGTGAAAGCGTACCTCGTGGACGTCATCGCGCGCGTGCTCGACGGCGATATGGACCTCGACGAGATCGGGATCCCGGGCGGGATCGGCAAGAAGCTCGACGCCTACGACACCCCGACCGCGCAGGTCCGCGGCGCGAAGTACGCAAACCTGATGCTCGGCACCAACTTCGGGAGCGGGTCGAAGCCGAAGCGGCTGTACATCGAGAAGGTCCACCCCGACTTCTGGGCGCGGATGGAAGACGAGGAGGGGCTCGACCCGCAGCGGGATCACCTGTACGGGGAGTTCAAACGGGATCCGGACGTGATCTGCTTCGAGTACGCCGACCAGGTGCCCGACGAGTTCGAGGTCGACTGGGAGAAGATGCTGGACAAGACCCTGAAAGGCCCCATCGAGCGCGTGATAGAAGCGCTCGGGATGTCGTGGGAAGAGGTCAAGACGGGCCAAGAGCAGACCGGGCTCGGCTCGTTCATGTGA
- the sufB gene encoding Fe-S cluster assembly protein SufB has product MSSQQDDLKETDTEARFEFKKEEKSAFKSEKGLTEETVRVISEDKDEPEWMLERRLRALEQFQEMPMPTDWPGQPDLSEVDINEIVPYIRPDIDKRGGADSWEDLPEEIQDTFDKLGIPEAEKNALSGVGAQYESEIVYQNMQERWEEKGVIFCDMDKAVQEHEEIVREHFMTKCVPPSDNKFAALHGAIWSGGSFVYVPENTTVEMPVQAYFRMNSEGMGQFEHTLIIAEEGSEVHYIEGCSAPKYSAFNLHSGGVEVFVGEDAHVQYSTVQNWSKNTYNLNTKRAIAEKGGRMEWISGSMGSKATMLYPSTILKGRGASDNHITIAFAGEGQDIDTGAKVYHNAPDTKSTVESKSIAKDGGRTNYRGLVHIADGAENSSTAVECDALMFDNESTSDTMPYMEINESKVDVAHEATVGKIGDEDIFYLQSRGLDDDDAKQMIVSGFIEPITEELPIEYAVELNRLVELEMEGSLG; this is encoded by the coding sequence ATGAGTTCACAACAGGACGACCTCAAGGAGACAGACACCGAGGCCCGCTTCGAGTTCAAGAAGGAGGAGAAGTCCGCCTTCAAGAGCGAAAAGGGCCTCACCGAGGAGACGGTCCGCGTCATCTCGGAGGACAAAGACGAACCGGAATGGATGTTAGAGCGGCGCCTGCGCGCGCTCGAGCAGTTCCAGGAGATGCCGATGCCGACCGACTGGCCCGGCCAGCCGGACCTCTCGGAGGTCGACATCAACGAGATCGTGCCGTACATCCGGCCGGACATCGACAAGCGCGGCGGCGCCGACAGCTGGGAGGACCTCCCGGAGGAGATCCAGGACACCTTCGACAAGCTGGGCATCCCGGAGGCGGAGAAGAACGCGCTCTCGGGCGTCGGCGCGCAGTACGAGTCCGAGATCGTCTACCAGAACATGCAAGAGCGGTGGGAGGAGAAGGGCGTCATCTTCTGTGACATGGACAAGGCCGTCCAAGAGCACGAGGAGATCGTCCGCGAGCACTTCATGACGAAGTGCGTCCCCCCGAGCGACAACAAGTTCGCGGCGCTTCACGGCGCCATCTGGTCCGGCGGCTCGTTCGTCTACGTCCCCGAAAACACCACCGTGGAGATGCCGGTTCAGGCGTACTTCCGGATGAATAGCGAGGGGATGGGCCAGTTCGAGCACACGCTCATCATCGCGGAGGAGGGCTCCGAGGTCCACTACATCGAGGGCTGTTCCGCCCCGAAGTACTCGGCGTTCAACCTCCACTCCGGCGGCGTGGAAGTGTTCGTCGGCGAGGACGCCCACGTTCAGTACTCGACCGTCCAGAACTGGTCGAAGAACACGTACAACCTGAACACGAAGCGCGCCATCGCCGAGAAGGGCGGGCGCATGGAGTGGATATCCGGGTCGATGGGGTCGAAGGCGACGATGCTGTACCCGTCGACGATCCTGAAGGGGCGCGGCGCCTCCGACAACCACATCACCATCGCCTTCGCGGGCGAGGGGCAGGACATCGACACGGGCGCGAAGGTGTATCACAACGCGCCGGACACGAAGTCGACCGTCGAGTCGAAGTCGATCGCGAAGGACGGCGGCCGCACGAACTACCGCGGCCTCGTCCACATCGCGGACGGCGCCGAGAACTCCTCGACGGCCGTCGAGTGCGACGCGCTGATGTTCGACAACGAGTCGACGTCGGACACGATGCCGTACATGGAGATCAACGAGTCGAAGGTCGACGTCGCCCACGAGGCGACCGTCGGCAAGATCGGCGACGAGGACATCTTCTACCTCCAGTCGCGCGGTCTCGACGACGACGACGCGAAACAGATGATCGTCTCGGGATTCATCGAGCCGATCACGGAGGAGCTGCCGATCGAGTACGCCGTCGAGCTGAACCGGCTCGTCGAGCTGGAGATGGAGGGTTCGCTCGGATAA
- a CDS encoding DUF7346 family protein produces MQTVRDGDGETYLLVKRSAESSRVRDPATGAERYVDNDQLSVVDGESPLATAASGVPEPVRRTLGAVRDDRSLGLLAVVVDEGPIAAIDLLDAADMCESDLHGTITEFRAAGLVDEAEVAGRRGYEATPVAVEALEALRGGSADEGDGVDEGD; encoded by the coding sequence ATGCAGACGGTCCGCGACGGCGACGGCGAGACGTACCTCCTCGTGAAGCGCTCCGCCGAGTCCAGCCGCGTGCGGGACCCGGCCACCGGCGCGGAGCGGTACGTCGACAACGACCAGCTCTCGGTCGTCGACGGCGAGTCACCGCTCGCGACAGCGGCCTCCGGCGTGCCGGAGCCGGTCCGCCGGACGCTCGGCGCGGTCCGCGACGACCGGTCGCTCGGGCTGCTCGCTGTGGTCGTCGACGAGGGGCCGATCGCCGCGATCGACCTCCTCGACGCCGCCGACATGTGCGAGTCGGACCTCCACGGAACGATCACGGAGTTCCGCGCGGCCGGGCTGGTCGACGAGGCCGAGGTCGCCGGTCGACGCGGCTACGAGGCGACCCCGGTCGCGGTCGAGGCGCTGGAAGCGCTGCGCGGCGGGTCGGCGGACGAGGGCGACGGGGTTGACGAGGGCGACTAG
- a CDS encoding ferritin family protein yields MSVSQRVASDDQLARLLQIGIVLEEVVEARTHRHYQQLDAELDEEVERLLADAAEESADHRERLESLVEGLGVDSVPFGEIESLVDARYGRTRPEDFDDVLYDQLCNEETAYKFYDDLIEAIEDSEATFSIDREELLATLTTIRDEEAEGVREVTEVMERR; encoded by the coding sequence GTGAGCGTGAGCCAGCGGGTCGCCTCCGACGACCAGCTCGCGCGGCTGCTCCAGATCGGAATCGTGCTCGAGGAGGTCGTCGAAGCGCGAACGCACCGCCACTACCAGCAGTTAGACGCCGAGCTCGACGAGGAGGTGGAACGGCTGCTCGCGGACGCCGCCGAGGAGTCCGCCGACCACCGCGAGCGCTTGGAGTCGCTCGTCGAGGGGCTCGGCGTCGACAGCGTCCCGTTCGGCGAGATCGAGTCGCTGGTCGACGCCCGCTACGGGCGGACGCGGCCGGAGGACTTCGACGACGTGCTGTACGACCAACTGTGCAACGAGGAGACGGCGTACAAGTTCTACGACGACCTCATCGAGGCGATCGAGGACTCCGAGGCGACGTTCTCGATCGACCGCGAGGAGCTGCTCGCCACCCTGACGACGATCCGCGACGAGGAGGCCGAGGGAGTACGCGAGGTCACGGAGGTCATGGAGCGCCGATGA